One window of the Magnolia sinica isolate HGM2019 chromosome 19, MsV1, whole genome shotgun sequence genome contains the following:
- the LOC131235220 gene encoding probable transmembrane ascorbate ferrireductase 4, with the protein MASVSSSSPLLVFARISALIVAILVLIWALAFQTSFLPHSSSHEDLIYSVLHPLLMVIGFILVSGEAILVHRWLPGSRSMKKSVHLCLQGMALAFGIFGVWTKFHGKKGIVGNFYSLHSWMGLICVSLFGAQWMMGFLSFWHRVEVRSTRVTVLPWHVFLGLYTYGLAVVTAETGLLEKLTFLQTKRNVLKHSPESMVVNSLGLSLAFLGGIVILAAISPKYQNPKPIHSDGKRVSL; encoded by the exons ATGGCCTCTGTCTCTTCATCATCTCCACTTCTTGTATTTGCAAGAATCTCAGCTCTTATAGTAGCAATCCTAGTCCTCATTTGGGCCCTTGCCTTCCAAACAAGCTTCCTGCCTCATTCCTCTTCACATGAAGATCTCATCTACTCT gttttgcATCCTCTTTTGATGGTGATTGGGTTCATACTAGTCAGTGGGGAAG CTATTCTAGTGCATAGATGGCTTCCGGGATCAAGGAGTATGAAGAAATCAGTGCATCTGTGCCTGCAAGGGATGGCACTTGCATTTGGCATTTTCGGTGTATGGACAAAGTTTCATGGAAAGAAAGGGATTGTGGGCAACTTCTACAGCTTGCATTCATGGATGGGATTGATCTGCGTCTCCTTGTTTGGTGCTCAG TGGATGATGGGATTCTTGAGCTTTTGGCACCGTGTCGAGGTGCGCTCCACAAGGGTTACCGTCCTACCTTGGCATGTCTTTCTTGGTCTCTACACATATGGCTTGGCCGTGGTCACTGCCGAGACGGGTCTACTAGAGAAGCTGACATTCTTACAAACGAAGCGGAACGTGTTGAAACATTCACCTGAGTCTATGGTCGTGAACAGCTTGGGATTAAGCCTCGCCTTCCTCGGTGGCATTGTGATATTAGCTGCCATTTCTCCTAAGTATCAGAATCCAAAACCAATACATTCAGACGGTAAGCGGGTTTCATTGTAG